In Polaribacter pacificus, the genomic window ATTATGGAAAAACACCACCTTGCGCAGATTTAATTGTCACTCAACAGATACCAAAAGTGTATATCGGTTGTGTGGATAGTCATAGTTTGGTTGCAGGAAAAGGAATTGAAAGGTTAAGGTCTGCAGGCTGTTCTGTAACTGTTGGTGTTTTAGAGTCTCAATGCCGAGAACAACTCAAACGTTTTTTTACTGTACAAGAAAAAAACAGACCTTACATACTTTTAAAATGGGCTCAAACTAAGGATGGTTTTATAGCGCCACTAGTTAAAGATAAGCAAAAACCAGTTTGGATTAGCAATGTTTACTCACAACAGCTTGCTCATAAATGGCGAGCAGAAGAACAGGCTATTTTAGTTGGAGCCAATACTGTTTTAGCAGACAATCCATCTTTAAATGTAAGGCACTGGAAAGGTTTAAACCCTATCCGAGTGGTGCTGGATAAAAATATTCAATTACCAACAGAAGCAACAGTATTTAATGGTCAGGTACCAACGATAGTAATTTATCATCAAGATGTTGATGTTGCCAATACGCATTTGTATGCAAATCAGTCACAAAGAAAACACCCTTTAGTGTTTTTGAGTGTTGATTATTTAAAACCCTTAGCTCAGCAAATTTGTGCGGTTTTACAATCCCAACAAATTCAATCTGTAATGATTGAAGGAGGCGCCAAAACCTTGCAGAGTTTTATAGATGAGGGCCTTTGGGATGAAGCACGAGTTTTTGAAGGAGAGGTTTCTTTTGAGAAAGGAGTAGAGGCTCCAATATTAAAAAGGTCTCCTTTTGAAATACAAAAAATACATTCAGATTTATTAAAGACGTATAAGCATGATTAAAAATATTATTTTCGATTTTGGTGATATTTTTATCAATTTAGATAAACCAGCAACCGATAAGTATCTTAATGCATTTGGTGTGAATCACGAAGATCCTGAACTGATCTCTGTTATGTACTCATATGAAAAAGGATTGATGACTACTGTGCAGTTTATGGAGTATTTCTATATTACTTATGCTATTGGTAAAGAAGATTTATTAACCGCTTGGAATTCAATTTTGTTAGACTTCCCTGCTCATCGATTGCGTTTTATACAAGAGTTATCTGCTTCAAAAAAGTATCGACTGTTTTTGTTGAGCAATACCAATGATATGCATATTTCTTGGATTCAAAAAGATTGGGGTATAGAGGTGTTTGAGCAATTTAAAAATTGTTTTGAAAAATTTTATCTGTCCCATCAAATTCATTTTAGAAAACCAGATGAAGATATATTTAATTATGTGCTTTCTGAGAATGA contains:
- the ribD gene encoding bifunctional diaminohydroxyphosphoribosylaminopyrimidine deaminase/5-amino-6-(5-phosphoribosylamino)uracil reductase RibD; this translates as MNYTEHEKYMLRCLQLAKKGIGSTRPNPSVGAVVVLDGVIIGEGYTSAYGGAHAEVNAIAAVKDKNLLKKAVLYVSLEPCSHYGKTPPCADLIVTQQIPKVYIGCVDSHSLVAGKGIERLRSAGCSVTVGVLESQCREQLKRFFTVQEKNRPYILLKWAQTKDGFIAPLVKDKQKPVWISNVYSQQLAHKWRAEEQAILVGANTVLADNPSLNVRHWKGLNPIRVVLDKNIQLPTEATVFNGQVPTIVIYHQDVDVANTHLYANQSQRKHPLVFLSVDYLKPLAQQICAVLQSQQIQSVMIEGGAKTLQSFIDEGLWDEARVFEGEVSFEKGVEAPILKRSPFEIQKIHSDLLKTYKHD
- a CDS encoding HAD-IA family hydrolase, with product MIKNIIFDFGDIFINLDKPATDKYLNAFGVNHEDPELISVMYSYEKGLMTTVQFMEYFYITYAIGKEDLLTAWNSILLDFPAHRLRFIQELSASKKYRLFLLSNTNDMHISWIQKDWGIEVFEQFKNCFEKFYLSHQIHFRKPDEDIFNYVLSENDLVPEETLFVDDVSANTATAKKLGMHVWNLVPGKEDVVNLKI